CGTCATCACCGAACTCGGTGATGACTCGCCGGCCGCCCAGGTCGGCTTCCAGAAGGGCGACATCATTCTGGCCGTCAACAACCAGAAGATCGGCAAGACCGGTGACCTCGAGAAGGTGGCAGCCGTCAGCCAGCGGCTGTGGCGCATCACGCTGGTGCGCGGCGGTCAGCAGATCAACGTCACGCTGGGCGGATGAGTCCAAAGCGACCACAGGAGACGCCAACTCTCTTTGCCGCGGCGGGGCTCGATCACGATGCCCCGCATCCGCTGCCTGACAGGCTGCGGCCGCGGGCGCTGTCGGAGGTCGTCGGGCAGGACCACATCCTGGGCCCCGACGGCGCGCTGACACGCATGCTGGAGACCCGCACGCTGGGGTCGCTGGTGTTCTGGGGCCCGCCCGGCACCGGCAAGACCACGGTGGCGCGGCTGCTCGCGGATGCGACCGACCTGCATTTCGAGCAGATCTCGGCCGTGTTCTCCGGCGTTGCAGATCTCAAGAAGGCCTTCGATGCCGCGCGTGCGCGCCGTGAGATGGGCAAGGGCACGCTGCTGTTCGTCGACGAAGTGCACAGGTTCAATCGCGCTCAGCAGGATTCGTTTCTGCCCGTCATGGAAGACGGCACCGTCGTCATGGTCGGTGCCACCACGGAGAACCCGTCCTTCGAGCTCAACGCGGCGCTTTTGTCTCGTGCGCGCGTGCTGGTGTTTCGCTCGCTCGATGCCGCCGCGATCGAAAAGCTGTTCGCTCATGCCGAGGAGGTCGAGGGCCGCAAGCTGCCGCTCGATGCGGAGGCGAGGGCCGTGCTGGTGCGCATGGCCGACGGCGATGGCAGGGCCTCGCTGACGCTCGCCGAAGAGGTCTGGCGTTCGGCGCGCGCCGAC
This genomic interval from Bradyrhizobium guangzhouense contains the following:
- a CDS encoding replication-associated recombination protein A, with amino-acid sequence MSPKRPQETPTLFAAAGLDHDAPHPLPDRLRPRALSEVVGQDHILGPDGALTRMLETRTLGSLVFWGPPGTGKTTVARLLADATDLHFEQISAVFSGVADLKKAFDAARARREMGKGTLLFVDEVHRFNRAQQDSFLPVMEDGTVVMVGATTENPSFELNAALLSRARVLVFRSLDAAAIEKLFAHAEEVEGRKLPLDAEARAVLVRMADGDGRASLTLAEEVWRSARADEIFNAAQLQDILQRRAPIYDKSADGHYNLISALHKSVRGSDPDAALYYLARMLDAGEDPLFLARRVVRMAVEDIGLADPQALVIANAAKDAFDFLGHPEGELAIAQAVVYLATAPKSNAVYTAFGTAMQVAKQAGSLLPPKHILNSPTKLMKSEGYGTGYEYDHDAPEAFSGQDYFPEALGRQTFYDPPERGFEREIRKRLDYWAKLRKERGGK